One genomic region from Drosophila busckii strain San Diego stock center, stock number 13000-0081.31 chromosome 3R, ASM1175060v1, whole genome shotgun sequence encodes:
- the LOC108604180 gene encoding phosphoinositide 3-kinase adapter protein 1 isoform X2 has protein sequence MLLKMVEDIEMETFCCDNCGNVNNASNISGATAATGGYGYGQPGYNMDDILIITAKHSERAYLRATFLKNHFDKITKQRGRKPFNFLHIKIDDGPFSEEIAQKYQNTALQIVILCPALLALPHSFLMTQLSSIIRVEKVLAILLDVGEDKVKEMHKAALPSYYKWRRCVVRDNDQAQISNILGIATDILGRALCQRPPCLDSSSCGGGGGLSRSFSSCSEGFTVQPKKVKQGQNKVLAILAEPLQPSDSIKLLVEKSGELLEIRNFKCRNPYTLQFAIPDSCMEISTMIEVRIEKNNKSLGARPVKCESRLRELEQLLRIEDSPIEFMCHALGVGALERDALDQHLLQCFQRNMPPNFHLLNGPAERQPHFFTRLESSPEEYPTLLHFAARWGLNRLCLQLMECPGGDTACGVRNCAGRTPAELAEQEGHHKLAQNIVSFSEFHNLTMVYHYFKGVDNATSGASSPGAQTKTGAQVVIAAASPRSQKPAKQLPSSEYMEMSSGSERENTPEVRSKTETLAVSNLNYISVETEDENLQSCATEKHLESSKVIAPGPEQTTNELRINEPPYYQSQAKEQSTAQGADVVDGQVTDKFSQECSQLLENQLGNDYVLQPSNIPVPAAVVADDGNYLFQPSNRPVEEPLRLSRSTTRLTPAPSASYGTLKRSASDASSSTRANADDELAEIMHDFKNNVLSIRDVELLVEKWKHRNDVQQSYREKQDQIDQLRREYERIHDHVKLQLKRETPFERIKKLFSRGAKQSSNSCADSLLDETKSSIATSCSLKSGARPISSLSLQSVSSSNSSSGRLSTGSNCSGASMGDSGTHSDHEERRQFGCRLGNAGSLMDNYLVPPPPRPVFTPVSTPGDERHQIVFPSPMSSCQRLHTPTSPTGSEHYQMFPSNIPVYGTGSQPLSSSQSSNYLNTIMEAKEQDTQHYQNGVTLQPIKLNERPNIIYGKLTKSHSSGACSSFKPKQLAQAVPCPQVGSIEVQAEVYQNVEAEPKSPSTEANYMNC, from the exons ATGCTGCTCAAAATGGTGGAAGATATTGAAATGGAAACGTTTTGCTGCG aCAACTGTGGCAACGTGaacaacgccagcaacattagtggagcaacagcagcaactggggGCTACGGCTACGGTCAGCCGGGCTACAACATGGACGACATACTGATCATCACTGCCAAGCACAGTGAGCGCGCCTATCTGCGTGCCACATTTCTCAAAAATCACTTCGACAAGATTACCAAGCAACGCGGACGTAAACCATTCAA TTTTCTGCACATAAAAATTGACGATGGCCCCTTTAGTGAGGAGATTGCTCAGAAATATCAAAACACAGCGCTGCAGATTGTCATACTCTGCCccgcgctgctggcgctgccgcaCAGCTTCCTGATGACGCAGCTGAGCTCGATTATACGCGTGGAGAAGGTGCTGGCCATACTGCTGGACGTGGGCGAGGATAAGGTCAAGGAGATGCACAAGGCGGCGTTGCCGAGCTACTACAAGTGGCGCCGCTGCGTGGTGCGCGACAATGACCAGGCGCAGATCAGCAATATACTGGGCATTGCCACCGATATACTTGGACGCGCGCTGTGCCAGCGTCCGCCTTGtctggacagcagcagctgcggcggcggcggcggatTATCGCGCAGCTTCTCCAGCTGCTCGGAGGGATTCACTGTGCAGCCGAAGAAAGTGAAGCAGGGTCAGAATAAAGTGCTGGCCATACTGGCGGAGCCGCTGCAGCCCAGCGACAGCATCAAGCTGCTGGTGGAAAAGTCGGGCGAGCTGCTCGAGATACGCAACTTCAAGTGCCGCAATCCGTATACGCTGCAGTTCGCCATACCGGACAGCTGCATGGAGATCTCGACGATGATTGAGGTGCGCATTGAGAAGAACAACAAGAGTCTGGGCGCCAGACCGGTCAAGTGCGAGAGCCGGCTGcgggagctggagcagctgctgcgcatcgAGGACTCGCCCATTGAGTTCATGTGCCATGCTTTGGGTGTGGGTGCACTGGAGCGCGATGCATTGGATCAGCATTTGCTGCAGTGTTTCCAGCGCAACATGCCGCCCAATTTCCATTTGCTCAACGGACCCGCCGAGCGCCAGCCGCACTTCTTTACGCGCCTGGAGTCCAGCCCAGAGGAGTATCCCACGCTGCTGCACTTTGCCGCACGCTGGGGACTCAATCGTCTGTGCCTGCAGCTCATGGAGTGTCCGGGAGGCGACACCGCCTGCGGCGTGCGCAACTGCGCTGGACGCACGCCCGCCGAGCTGGCCGAGCAGGAGGGTCATCACAAGCTGGCGCAGAACATTGTCAGCTTCTCGGAGTTCCACAATCTCACCATGGTCTATCACTACTTCAAGGGCGTGGACAATGCCACCAGCGGCGCCAGCAGTCCGGGCGCGCAAACCAAAACGGGAGCTCAAGTGGTGATTGCTGCCGCCTCGCCCCGCAGCCAGAAGCCggccaagcagctgcccaGCAGCGAGTACATGGAAATGTCCAGCGGCTCGGAGCGCGAGAATACGCCCGAGGTGCGCAGCAAGACGGAGACGCTGGCCGTATCGAATCTCAACTACATAAGCGTCGAGACTGAGGACGAGAATCTGCAGAGCTGCGCCACCGAGAAGCATCTGGAGTCCAGCAAGGTCATAGCGCCAGGTCCGGAGCAGACCACAAACGAATTGCGCATCAACGAACCGCCGTATTATCAATCCCAAGCCAAAGAGCAGAGCACAGCACAAGGAGCGGATGTGGTCGATGGCCAGGTGACGGACAAGTTCAGTCAGGAGTGCTCGCAGCTGCTGGAGAATCAGCTGGGCAACGACTATGTGCTGCAGCCCTCGAACATACCCGTGCCcgctgctgtcgttgctgaCGATGGCAACTATTTGTTCCAGCCCTCGAATCGTCCCGTGGAGGAGCCACTGCGTCTGAGTCGCTCCACAACGCGGCTGACACCAGCGCCCAGCGCCAGCTATGGCACGCTGAAGCGCAGCGCCAGTGACGCCTCCAGCAGCACACGCGCCAACGCCGACGACGAGCTGGCCGAGATTATGCACGACTTCAAGAACAATGTGCTGTCCATACGCGACGTCGAGCTGCTGGTGGAGAAGTGGAAGCATCGCAACGATGTGCAGCAGAGCTACCGCGAGAAGCAGGACCAGATCGACCAGCTGCGTCGCGAGTACGAGCGCATCCATGATCAtgtcaagctgcagctgaagcgcgAGACGCCCTTCGAGCGCATCAAGAAGCTTTTCTCGCGCGGCgccaagcagagcagcaacagctgtgcgGACAGTCTGCTGGACGAAACGAAGAGCTCGATTGCCACCAGCTGCAGCCTGAAGTCGGGCGCACGCCCAATTAGTTCGCTGAGCCTGCAGAGCGTCTCCAGCTCGAACAGCAGCTCGGGTCGCTTGAGCAcgggcagcaactgcagcggcGCTTCTATGGGCGATTCGGGCACACACTCGGATCATGAGGAGCGTCGTCAGTTTGGCTGTCGCCTGGGCAATGCCGGTTCGCTTATGGACAACTATTtggtgccgccgccgcccaggCCAGTGTTCACCCCCGTGTCCACGCCCGGCGATGAGCGTCATCAGATTGTGTTTCCCTCGCCCATGTCCAGCTGCCAGCGTCTGCATACGCCCACCAGTCCCACCGGCTCGGAGCACTACCAGATGTTCCCCTCCAACATACCCGTCTATGGCACTGGCAGCCAGCCGCTGTCCAGCTCGCAGAGCAGCAACTATCTGAACACCATCATGGAGGCCAAGGAGCAGGATACGCAGCATTACCAAAACGGCGTCACCTTGCAGCCCATCAAGCTGAACGAGCGACCCAACATTATCTACGGCAAGCTAACCAAGAGCCACTCCAGCGGCGCCTGCAGCTCCTTCAAGCCCAAGCAGCTGGCCCAGGCGGTGCCCTGTCCGCAGGTGGGCAGCATTGAAGTCCAAGCTGAGGTCTATCAGAATGTGGAGGCCGAGCCCAAGTCGCCCAGCACGGAGGCCAACTATATGAACTGCTAG
- the LOC108601262 gene encoding ESX-1 secretion-associated protein EspK-like — MGSAKFLILFAAMCYWIPSQVQAVTCNVAPSDPECIDCFQYPSHVECRLTPTTPITITPTTPMTPTTPITPTTPITPTTPMTPTTPMTPTTPMTPTTPITPTTPMTPTTPMTPITMTPTRSLTPTTPIPPTRSLTPTTPIPPTRSLTPTTGYPTEAPRKSRRRRVRTYFGNLFKQLRSSLRSLKNTFNPFQ; from the coding sequence ATGGGTTCTGCCAAATTCTTGATTTTATTCGCGGCCATGTGCTATTGGATTCCGTCTCAAGTTCAGGCCGTAACCTGCAACGTGGCACCATCAGATCCAGAATGTATAGACTGTTTCCAGTATCCTTCGCATGTGGAATGTAGGCttacaccaacaacaccaattacaattacaccaacaacaccaatgacaccaacaacaccaattacaccaacaacaccaaTTACACCTACTACACCAATGACACCTACTACACCAATGACACCAACAACACCAATGACCCCTACTACACCAATTACACCTACTACTCCAATGACACCAACAACACCCATGACACCAATTACAATGACACCAACAAGATCTTTGACACCAACAACGCCAATTCCACCGACAAGATCTTTGACACCAACAACGCCAATTCCACCAACAAGATCTTTGACACCAACAACAGGCTATCCAACTGAAGCTCCAAGAAAATCCAGAAGGCGCCGTGTAAGGACTTACTTTGGCAATCTTTTCAAGCAACTCAGAAGCAGTCTCAGAAGTCTTAAAAATACTTTCAATCCCTTTCAATAA
- the LOC108604180 gene encoding phosphoinositide 3-kinase adapter protein 1 isoform X3: MNNCGNVNNASNISGATAATGGYGYGQPGYNMDDILIITAKHSERAYLRATFLKNHFDKITKQRGRKPFNFLHIKIDDGPFSEEIAQKYQNTALQIVILCPALLALPHSFLMTQLSSIIRVEKVLAILLDVGEDKVKEMHKAALPSYYKWRRCVVRDNDQAQISNILGIATDILGRALCQRPPCLDSSSCGGGGGLSRSFSSCSEGFTVQPKKVKQGQNKVLAILAEPLQPSDSIKLLVEKSGELLEIRNFKCRNPYTLQFAIPDSCMEISTMIEVRIEKNNKSLGARPVKCESRLRELEQLLRIEDSPIEFMCHALGVGALERDALDQHLLQCFQRNMPPNFHLLNGPAERQPHFFTRLESSPEEYPTLLHFAARWGLNRLCLQLMECPGGDTACGVRNCAGRTPAELAEQEGHHKLAQNIVSFSEFHNLTMVYHYFKGVDNATSGASSPGAQTKTGAQVVIAAASPRSQKPAKQLPSSEYMEMSSGSERENTPEVRSKTETLAVSNLNYISVETEDENLQSCATEKHLESSKVIAPGPEQTTNELRINEPPYYQSQAKEQSTAQGADVVDGQVTDKFSQECSQLLENQLGNDYVLQPSNIPVPAAVVADDGNYLFQPSNRPVEEPLRLSRSTTRLTPAPSASYGTLKRSASDASSSTRANADDELAEIMHDFKNNVLSIRDVELLVEKWKHRNDVQQSYREKQDQIDQLRREYERIHDHVKLQLKRETPFERIKKLFSRGAKQSSNSCADSLLDETKSSIATSCSLKSGARPISSLSLQSVSSSNSSSGRLSTGSNCSGASMGDSGTHSDHEERRQFGCRLGNAGSLMDNYLVPPPPRPVFTPVSTPGDERHQIVFPSPMSSCQRLHTPTSPTGSEHYQMFPSNIPVYGTGSQPLSSSQSSNYLNTIMEAKEQDTQHYQNGVTLQPIKLNERPNIIYGKLTKSHSSGACSSFKPKQLAQAVPCPQVGSIEVQAEVYQNVEAEPKSPSTEANYMNC; this comes from the exons ATGA aCAACTGTGGCAACGTGaacaacgccagcaacattagtggagcaacagcagcaactggggGCTACGGCTACGGTCAGCCGGGCTACAACATGGACGACATACTGATCATCACTGCCAAGCACAGTGAGCGCGCCTATCTGCGTGCCACATTTCTCAAAAATCACTTCGACAAGATTACCAAGCAACGCGGACGTAAACCATTCAA TTTTCTGCACATAAAAATTGACGATGGCCCCTTTAGTGAGGAGATTGCTCAGAAATATCAAAACACAGCGCTGCAGATTGTCATACTCTGCCccgcgctgctggcgctgccgcaCAGCTTCCTGATGACGCAGCTGAGCTCGATTATACGCGTGGAGAAGGTGCTGGCCATACTGCTGGACGTGGGCGAGGATAAGGTCAAGGAGATGCACAAGGCGGCGTTGCCGAGCTACTACAAGTGGCGCCGCTGCGTGGTGCGCGACAATGACCAGGCGCAGATCAGCAATATACTGGGCATTGCCACCGATATACTTGGACGCGCGCTGTGCCAGCGTCCGCCTTGtctggacagcagcagctgcggcggcggcggcggatTATCGCGCAGCTTCTCCAGCTGCTCGGAGGGATTCACTGTGCAGCCGAAGAAAGTGAAGCAGGGTCAGAATAAAGTGCTGGCCATACTGGCGGAGCCGCTGCAGCCCAGCGACAGCATCAAGCTGCTGGTGGAAAAGTCGGGCGAGCTGCTCGAGATACGCAACTTCAAGTGCCGCAATCCGTATACGCTGCAGTTCGCCATACCGGACAGCTGCATGGAGATCTCGACGATGATTGAGGTGCGCATTGAGAAGAACAACAAGAGTCTGGGCGCCAGACCGGTCAAGTGCGAGAGCCGGCTGcgggagctggagcagctgctgcgcatcgAGGACTCGCCCATTGAGTTCATGTGCCATGCTTTGGGTGTGGGTGCACTGGAGCGCGATGCATTGGATCAGCATTTGCTGCAGTGTTTCCAGCGCAACATGCCGCCCAATTTCCATTTGCTCAACGGACCCGCCGAGCGCCAGCCGCACTTCTTTACGCGCCTGGAGTCCAGCCCAGAGGAGTATCCCACGCTGCTGCACTTTGCCGCACGCTGGGGACTCAATCGTCTGTGCCTGCAGCTCATGGAGTGTCCGGGAGGCGACACCGCCTGCGGCGTGCGCAACTGCGCTGGACGCACGCCCGCCGAGCTGGCCGAGCAGGAGGGTCATCACAAGCTGGCGCAGAACATTGTCAGCTTCTCGGAGTTCCACAATCTCACCATGGTCTATCACTACTTCAAGGGCGTGGACAATGCCACCAGCGGCGCCAGCAGTCCGGGCGCGCAAACCAAAACGGGAGCTCAAGTGGTGATTGCTGCCGCCTCGCCCCGCAGCCAGAAGCCggccaagcagctgcccaGCAGCGAGTACATGGAAATGTCCAGCGGCTCGGAGCGCGAGAATACGCCCGAGGTGCGCAGCAAGACGGAGACGCTGGCCGTATCGAATCTCAACTACATAAGCGTCGAGACTGAGGACGAGAATCTGCAGAGCTGCGCCACCGAGAAGCATCTGGAGTCCAGCAAGGTCATAGCGCCAGGTCCGGAGCAGACCACAAACGAATTGCGCATCAACGAACCGCCGTATTATCAATCCCAAGCCAAAGAGCAGAGCACAGCACAAGGAGCGGATGTGGTCGATGGCCAGGTGACGGACAAGTTCAGTCAGGAGTGCTCGCAGCTGCTGGAGAATCAGCTGGGCAACGACTATGTGCTGCAGCCCTCGAACATACCCGTGCCcgctgctgtcgttgctgaCGATGGCAACTATTTGTTCCAGCCCTCGAATCGTCCCGTGGAGGAGCCACTGCGTCTGAGTCGCTCCACAACGCGGCTGACACCAGCGCCCAGCGCCAGCTATGGCACGCTGAAGCGCAGCGCCAGTGACGCCTCCAGCAGCACACGCGCCAACGCCGACGACGAGCTGGCCGAGATTATGCACGACTTCAAGAACAATGTGCTGTCCATACGCGACGTCGAGCTGCTGGTGGAGAAGTGGAAGCATCGCAACGATGTGCAGCAGAGCTACCGCGAGAAGCAGGACCAGATCGACCAGCTGCGTCGCGAGTACGAGCGCATCCATGATCAtgtcaagctgcagctgaagcgcgAGACGCCCTTCGAGCGCATCAAGAAGCTTTTCTCGCGCGGCgccaagcagagcagcaacagctgtgcgGACAGTCTGCTGGACGAAACGAAGAGCTCGATTGCCACCAGCTGCAGCCTGAAGTCGGGCGCACGCCCAATTAGTTCGCTGAGCCTGCAGAGCGTCTCCAGCTCGAACAGCAGCTCGGGTCGCTTGAGCAcgggcagcaactgcagcggcGCTTCTATGGGCGATTCGGGCACACACTCGGATCATGAGGAGCGTCGTCAGTTTGGCTGTCGCCTGGGCAATGCCGGTTCGCTTATGGACAACTATTtggtgccgccgccgcccaggCCAGTGTTCACCCCCGTGTCCACGCCCGGCGATGAGCGTCATCAGATTGTGTTTCCCTCGCCCATGTCCAGCTGCCAGCGTCTGCATACGCCCACCAGTCCCACCGGCTCGGAGCACTACCAGATGTTCCCCTCCAACATACCCGTCTATGGCACTGGCAGCCAGCCGCTGTCCAGCTCGCAGAGCAGCAACTATCTGAACACCATCATGGAGGCCAAGGAGCAGGATACGCAGCATTACCAAAACGGCGTCACCTTGCAGCCCATCAAGCTGAACGAGCGACCCAACATTATCTACGGCAAGCTAACCAAGAGCCACTCCAGCGGCGCCTGCAGCTCCTTCAAGCCCAAGCAGCTGGCCCAGGCGGTGCCCTGTCCGCAGGTGGGCAGCATTGAAGTCCAAGCTGAGGTCTATCAGAATGTGGAGGCCGAGCCCAAGTCGCCCAGCACGGAGGCCAACTATATGAACTGCTAG
- the LOC108604180 gene encoding uncharacterized protein LOC108604180 isoform X1, which produces MFITMDNTNAFFSDNPSYFYNDTKSPRTPDSQSSGKVFSMFKRRNSKGSSPCPPARNSEQLHLMTSANLDSAATKAFGSPRGSFNSLGGFSQQSFELQPLMYRQRSPYSHSESFRERLGSCNETHSSLCPGGGGGGGAEHDEVFNASKSQRHHTLPSGGGNVRRHSFGNWAQQRQQLNTQSTSPSMGPGSPDEVPSMLAPRPPMLSPSKFRSMSYRRKDNCGNVNNASNISGATAATGGYGYGQPGYNMDDILIITAKHSERAYLRATFLKNHFDKITKQRGRKPFNFLHIKIDDGPFSEEIAQKYQNTALQIVILCPALLALPHSFLMTQLSSIIRVEKVLAILLDVGEDKVKEMHKAALPSYYKWRRCVVRDNDQAQISNILGIATDILGRALCQRPPCLDSSSCGGGGGLSRSFSSCSEGFTVQPKKVKQGQNKVLAILAEPLQPSDSIKLLVEKSGELLEIRNFKCRNPYTLQFAIPDSCMEISTMIEVRIEKNNKSLGARPVKCESRLRELEQLLRIEDSPIEFMCHALGVGALERDALDQHLLQCFQRNMPPNFHLLNGPAERQPHFFTRLESSPEEYPTLLHFAARWGLNRLCLQLMECPGGDTACGVRNCAGRTPAELAEQEGHHKLAQNIVSFSEFHNLTMVYHYFKGVDNATSGASSPGAQTKTGAQVVIAAASPRSQKPAKQLPSSEYMEMSSGSERENTPEVRSKTETLAVSNLNYISVETEDENLQSCATEKHLESSKVIAPGPEQTTNELRINEPPYYQSQAKEQSTAQGADVVDGQVTDKFSQECSQLLENQLGNDYVLQPSNIPVPAAVVADDGNYLFQPSNRPVEEPLRLSRSTTRLTPAPSASYGTLKRSASDASSSTRANADDELAEIMHDFKNNVLSIRDVELLVEKWKHRNDVQQSYREKQDQIDQLRREYERIHDHVKLQLKRETPFERIKKLFSRGAKQSSNSCADSLLDETKSSIATSCSLKSGARPISSLSLQSVSSSNSSSGRLSTGSNCSGASMGDSGTHSDHEERRQFGCRLGNAGSLMDNYLVPPPPRPVFTPVSTPGDERHQIVFPSPMSSCQRLHTPTSPTGSEHYQMFPSNIPVYGTGSQPLSSSQSSNYLNTIMEAKEQDTQHYQNGVTLQPIKLNERPNIIYGKLTKSHSSGACSSFKPKQLAQAVPCPQVGSIEVQAEVYQNVEAEPKSPSTEANYMNC; this is translated from the exons ATGTTTATAACTATGGATAATACCAATGCCTTCTTCTCAG ATAATCCGTCATATTTTTACAATGACACCAAATCGCCGCGCACGCCGGACTCGCAGTCATCGGGCAAGGTGTTCTCGATGTTTAAGCGTCGCAACTCGAAGGGCAGCAGCCCCTGTCCGCCCGCACGCAACTCGGAGCAGCTGCATCTTATGACATCCGCCAATCTTGATTCGGCAGCCACCAAGGCCTTTGGCAGTCCGCGCGGCAGCTTCAACTCGCTGGGCGGCTTCTCTCAA CAATCGTTTGAACTGCAGCCGCTGATGTATCGCCAGCGTTCGCCATATTCGCACTCCGAGTCATTCCGCGAACGTCTTGGCTCCTGCAATGAAACACACAGTTCGCTTTGCcctggaggaggaggaggaggcggCGCCGAGCACGACGAGGTCTTCAATGCAAG CAAATCGCAACGTCATCATACTCTGCCCAGTGGCGGCGGCAATGTGCGTCGTCACTCGTTTGGCAACTgggcgcagcagcgacagcagctcaACACACAATCCACATCGCCATCGATGGGCCCTGGCTCACCGGATGAGGTGCCCAGCATGTTAGCTCCACGCCCGCCCATGCTCTCCCCCAGCAAATTTCGCAGCATGTCGTATCGTAGAAAAG aCAACTGTGGCAACGTGaacaacgccagcaacattagtggagcaacagcagcaactggggGCTACGGCTACGGTCAGCCGGGCTACAACATGGACGACATACTGATCATCACTGCCAAGCACAGTGAGCGCGCCTATCTGCGTGCCACATTTCTCAAAAATCACTTCGACAAGATTACCAAGCAACGCGGACGTAAACCATTCAA TTTTCTGCACATAAAAATTGACGATGGCCCCTTTAGTGAGGAGATTGCTCAGAAATATCAAAACACAGCGCTGCAGATTGTCATACTCTGCCccgcgctgctggcgctgccgcaCAGCTTCCTGATGACGCAGCTGAGCTCGATTATACGCGTGGAGAAGGTGCTGGCCATACTGCTGGACGTGGGCGAGGATAAGGTCAAGGAGATGCACAAGGCGGCGTTGCCGAGCTACTACAAGTGGCGCCGCTGCGTGGTGCGCGACAATGACCAGGCGCAGATCAGCAATATACTGGGCATTGCCACCGATATACTTGGACGCGCGCTGTGCCAGCGTCCGCCTTGtctggacagcagcagctgcggcggcggcggcggatTATCGCGCAGCTTCTCCAGCTGCTCGGAGGGATTCACTGTGCAGCCGAAGAAAGTGAAGCAGGGTCAGAATAAAGTGCTGGCCATACTGGCGGAGCCGCTGCAGCCCAGCGACAGCATCAAGCTGCTGGTGGAAAAGTCGGGCGAGCTGCTCGAGATACGCAACTTCAAGTGCCGCAATCCGTATACGCTGCAGTTCGCCATACCGGACAGCTGCATGGAGATCTCGACGATGATTGAGGTGCGCATTGAGAAGAACAACAAGAGTCTGGGCGCCAGACCGGTCAAGTGCGAGAGCCGGCTGcgggagctggagcagctgctgcgcatcgAGGACTCGCCCATTGAGTTCATGTGCCATGCTTTGGGTGTGGGTGCACTGGAGCGCGATGCATTGGATCAGCATTTGCTGCAGTGTTTCCAGCGCAACATGCCGCCCAATTTCCATTTGCTCAACGGACCCGCCGAGCGCCAGCCGCACTTCTTTACGCGCCTGGAGTCCAGCCCAGAGGAGTATCCCACGCTGCTGCACTTTGCCGCACGCTGGGGACTCAATCGTCTGTGCCTGCAGCTCATGGAGTGTCCGGGAGGCGACACCGCCTGCGGCGTGCGCAACTGCGCTGGACGCACGCCCGCCGAGCTGGCCGAGCAGGAGGGTCATCACAAGCTGGCGCAGAACATTGTCAGCTTCTCGGAGTTCCACAATCTCACCATGGTCTATCACTACTTCAAGGGCGTGGACAATGCCACCAGCGGCGCCAGCAGTCCGGGCGCGCAAACCAAAACGGGAGCTCAAGTGGTGATTGCTGCCGCCTCGCCCCGCAGCCAGAAGCCggccaagcagctgcccaGCAGCGAGTACATGGAAATGTCCAGCGGCTCGGAGCGCGAGAATACGCCCGAGGTGCGCAGCAAGACGGAGACGCTGGCCGTATCGAATCTCAACTACATAAGCGTCGAGACTGAGGACGAGAATCTGCAGAGCTGCGCCACCGAGAAGCATCTGGAGTCCAGCAAGGTCATAGCGCCAGGTCCGGAGCAGACCACAAACGAATTGCGCATCAACGAACCGCCGTATTATCAATCCCAAGCCAAAGAGCAGAGCACAGCACAAGGAGCGGATGTGGTCGATGGCCAGGTGACGGACAAGTTCAGTCAGGAGTGCTCGCAGCTGCTGGAGAATCAGCTGGGCAACGACTATGTGCTGCAGCCCTCGAACATACCCGTGCCcgctgctgtcgttgctgaCGATGGCAACTATTTGTTCCAGCCCTCGAATCGTCCCGTGGAGGAGCCACTGCGTCTGAGTCGCTCCACAACGCGGCTGACACCAGCGCCCAGCGCCAGCTATGGCACGCTGAAGCGCAGCGCCAGTGACGCCTCCAGCAGCACACGCGCCAACGCCGACGACGAGCTGGCCGAGATTATGCACGACTTCAAGAACAATGTGCTGTCCATACGCGACGTCGAGCTGCTGGTGGAGAAGTGGAAGCATCGCAACGATGTGCAGCAGAGCTACCGCGAGAAGCAGGACCAGATCGACCAGCTGCGTCGCGAGTACGAGCGCATCCATGATCAtgtcaagctgcagctgaagcgcgAGACGCCCTTCGAGCGCATCAAGAAGCTTTTCTCGCGCGGCgccaagcagagcagcaacagctgtgcgGACAGTCTGCTGGACGAAACGAAGAGCTCGATTGCCACCAGCTGCAGCCTGAAGTCGGGCGCACGCCCAATTAGTTCGCTGAGCCTGCAGAGCGTCTCCAGCTCGAACAGCAGCTCGGGTCGCTTGAGCAcgggcagcaactgcagcggcGCTTCTATGGGCGATTCGGGCACACACTCGGATCATGAGGAGCGTCGTCAGTTTGGCTGTCGCCTGGGCAATGCCGGTTCGCTTATGGACAACTATTtggtgccgccgccgcccaggCCAGTGTTCACCCCCGTGTCCACGCCCGGCGATGAGCGTCATCAGATTGTGTTTCCCTCGCCCATGTCCAGCTGCCAGCGTCTGCATACGCCCACCAGTCCCACCGGCTCGGAGCACTACCAGATGTTCCCCTCCAACATACCCGTCTATGGCACTGGCAGCCAGCCGCTGTCCAGCTCGCAGAGCAGCAACTATCTGAACACCATCATGGAGGCCAAGGAGCAGGATACGCAGCATTACCAAAACGGCGTCACCTTGCAGCCCATCAAGCTGAACGAGCGACCCAACATTATCTACGGCAAGCTAACCAAGAGCCACTCCAGCGGCGCCTGCAGCTCCTTCAAGCCCAAGCAGCTGGCCCAGGCGGTGCCCTGTCCGCAGGTGGGCAGCATTGAAGTCCAAGCTGAGGTCTATCAGAATGTGGAGGCCGAGCCCAAGTCGCCCAGCACGGAGGCCAACTATATGAACTGCTAG